In the Festucalex cinctus isolate MCC-2025b chromosome 10, RoL_Fcin_1.0, whole genome shotgun sequence genome, one interval contains:
- the ccn1 gene encoding CCN family member 1: MMMIFAVVTFLGSINLVFSSCSSMCECPLEMPKCAPGVSVVLDGCGCCKVCARQLNEDCSLTEPCDHTKGLECNFGAISAAATTRGICRAKLEGRPCEYNSRIYQNGESFQPNCKHQCTCIDGAVGCVPLCPQELSLPNLGCANPRLVKVAGQCCEEWVCDDGKETDILEKIFGKDKTTDELERDLTKKNELIAIVKGGLKSLAAYRPQAEIHMFDSQKCITQTTPWSQCSKSCGTGISTRVTNNNNECKLVKETRICEVRPCTQSPYSSLKKGKKCSRTKKSSQPVKFTYAGCSSLKKYRPKYCGACVDGRCCSPHDTRTIRVKFRCEDGETFNKNIMMIESCKCTYNCPHANEASYPFYRLSNDIHKFRD, translated from the exons atgatgatgatttttGCTGTCGTTACCTTCCTGGGGAGCATCAACTTG GTTTTCTCCTCTTGCTCATCCATGTGTGAGTGTCCACTTGAGATGCCCAAGTGCGCACCTGGTGTCAGCGTGGTTCTGGACGGTTGTGGTTGCTGCAAAGTTTGCGCCAGGCAGCTGAATGAGGATTGCAGCCTTACCGAGCCCTGTGACCACACAAAAGGGCTGGAGTGTAACTTTGGAGCCATCTCTGCTGCTGCTACAACTCGTGGCATCTGCCGAG CCAAGTTAGAGGGCAGACCTTGTGAGTACAACAGTAGGATCTACCAGAACGGAGAAAGCTTCCAGCCTAACTGTAAACATCAGTGCACATGCATCGACGGTGCTGTGGGATGTGTCCCACTATGTCCTCAAGAGCTCTCGTTGCCCAATCTGGGCTGCGCCAACCCAAGGCTGGTCAAGGTAGCGGGCCAGTGCTGCGAAGAGTGGGTGTGCGACGACGGCAAGGAGACGGACATTTTGGAGAAGATCTTCGGCAAAGACAAGACAACTGATGAACTCGAAAGAGACCTCACCAAGAAAAACGAGCTGATTGCGATTGTCAAGGGGGGACTCAAGTCGTTAGCCG CCTACAGGCCGCAAGCTGAGATTCacatgtttgacagccaaaagtGCATCACCCAAACCACACCCTGGTCTCAGTGCTCCAAGAGCTGCGGGACAGGCATCTCCACCAGAgtcaccaacaacaacaacgagtgCAAGCTGGTCAAGGAGACTCGAATCTGTGAAGTGCGACCATGCACGCAGTCGCCTTACTCTAGTCTCAAG AAAGGAAAGAAATGCAGCAGAACCAAAAAGTCCAGCCAGCCCGTGAAGTTCACTTACGCCGGCTGCTCCAGCTTGAAGAAGTACCGACCCAAATACTGCGGAGCCTGCGTGGACGGCCGCTGCTGCAGCCCGCATGACACCAGAACCATCCGAGTCAAGTTCCGCTGCGAGGATGGCGAGACCTTCAACAAGAACATCATGATGATCGAGTCCTGCAAGTGCACCTACAACTGCCCCCACGCAAACGAAGCCTCCTACCCTTTCTACCGCCTCTCCAATGATATCCACAAGTTCAGAGACTGA